One Bombus fervidus isolate BK054 chromosome 2, iyBomFerv1, whole genome shotgun sequence DNA segment encodes these proteins:
- the Glut1 gene encoding glucose transporter 1 isoform X4: MADSRGFKPINQLWQSAAVSTDPDSECLYEEISGLSGSQDTEPGPAGAAVGEEEEEEEEEEEEEEEERGRLDFGAQVGGSSWWRQSKGSERIAASSNAGTAGRKSSKSVGTSARSRSRSADRPSSGRQDIIRVEEEQYASRRSYVEPGTGAVLPPPVTGLKLTRGRPTSTVARYLHSASTNTGHYHHHHHGSHGQYPPGNIGRPTTRRHQHHHSSRGTFSNETQEEVQEDDEATLRELLVSLQKQVSVMSMNLSAKLDELQRGDRQLETTVALCEIRTQLQELTKSVESCQSEVSEVKRDMVAIKHELDTVQQVKEEIEELREYVDRLEEHSHRRKLRLLEQGLTLFLSYAILAAVLGMLQFGYNTGVINAPEVNIENFMKDVYKDRYGEDISDDSVKKLYSVAVSIFAIGGMLGGFSGGIIANRFGRKGGLLLNNVLGIVGACLMGCTKIAHSYEMLFFGRFIIGVNCGLNTSLVPMYISEIAPLNLRGGLGTVNQLAVTVGLLVSQVLGIEQILGTNEGWPVLLGLAICPAILQLLLLPVCPESPRYLLITKQWEEEARKALRRLRASNQVEEDIEEMRAEERAQQAESRISMTELICSPTLRAPLVIGVVMQLSQQLSGINAVFYYSTNLFTSSGLTEESAKFATIGIGAIMVLMTLGSIPLMDRTGRRTLHLYGLGGMFIFSIFITISFLIKEMIDWMSYLSVVSTLSFVVFFAVGPGSIPWMITAELFSQGPRPAAMSIAVLVNWMANFLVGIGFPSMKTSLENYTFLPFSAFLAIFWIFTYKKVPETKNKTFEEILALFRHGNDRSMLNCVNALEGHIPPAESAALMVAEEKPHPDSFVFAAGSERSSGAPAQPERPPPPLPPPRFPNSGV, encoded by the exons ATGGCCGATTCACGCGGCTTCAAGCCAATAAACCAGTTGTGGCAGAGCGCGGCAGTGTCGACGGACCCGGATTCGGAGTGCCTCTACGAAGAAATCTCGGGCCTTTCGGGGTCCCAGGATACGGAACCAGGGCCGGCTGGTGCCGCCGTCggggaggaggaggaggaggaggaagaggaggaggaggaggaggaggaggaaagaGGGAGGCTCGATTTTGGTGCACAGGTCGGCGGTAGCAGCTGGTGGAGGCAAAGCAAAGGAAGCGAAAGAATCGCCGCCAGCAGCAACGCCGGCACGGCCGGACGTAAAAGTAGCAAAAGTGTTGGAACTAGCGCGAGATCGCGCAGCAGATCGGCCGATCGGCCATCGAGCGGACGTCAGGACATTATCAGGGTGGAGGAGGAGCAGTATGCCTCACGAAGAAGTTACGTGGAGCCCGGTACAGGCGCCGTACTGCCGCCTCCTGTTACCGGTCTCAAGCTGACCAGGGGGCGTCCGACCAGCACCGTCGCCCGATATTTGCACTCGGCCTCCACCAACACCGGTCACTATCACCATCATCATCACGGGTCGCACGGACAGTATCCACCCGGCAATATCGGTAGGCCGACGACTAGGCGACATCAACATCATCACTCAAGTCGCGGCACGTTCAGTAATGAGACGCAGGAAGAGGTACAGGAGGACGATGAAGCCACTCTACGGGAGTTGCTTGTAAG TCTGCAGAAACAGGTCAGCGTTATGAGTATGAACTTGAGTGCCAAGCTGGACGAGCTGCAGCGGGGTGACCGCCAGCTGGAGACCACCGTCGCCCTCTGCGAGATCCGCACGCAGCTGCAGGAACTCACCAAGAGCGTAGAGTCTTGCCAGAGCGAGGTCAGCGAGGTCAAACGGGACATGGTCGCGATCAAG CACGAACTAGATACGGTACAGCaggtgaaagaagaaatagaggAATTACGAGAATACGTGGATCGACTAGAAGAACATTCTCATCGACGGAAACTTAGGCTTTTGGAGCAG GGGCTAACACTTTTCCTGTCGTATGCAATACTGGCAGCAGTTTTAGGAATGTTGCAGTTTGGATACAACACTGGAGTTATTAATGCGCCGGAAGTG aatattgaaaattttatgaaagacGTGTACAAGGATAGGTATGGGGAGGATATTTCAGACGATTCCGTGAAGAAATTATATTCCGTGGCCGTAAGCATATTTGCGATTGGTGGTATGCTAGGTGGTTTTAGCGGAGGGATAATTGCCAACAGATTTGGCAG AAAGGGGGGCTTACTGCTAAACAACGTGCTGGGCATCGTGGGGGCGTGCCTGATGGGTTGTACAAAGATTGCTCACTCGTACGAAATGTTATTCTTTGGACGGTTCATCATCGGTGTCAATTGTGGCTTAAACACCTCGCTGGTTCCCATGTACATATCGGAGATAGCACCACTGAACCTGAGAGGCGGCCTAGGCACGGTGAACCAGCTCGCTGTTACGGTGGGCCTCCTGGTCTCCCAGGTGCTGGGCATCGAGCAAATCCTTGGAACAAACGAGGGTTGGCCTGTTCTCTTAGGGCTAGCTATCTGCCCTGCCATTCTACAGTTATTGCTGCTTCCAGTTTGTCCCGAATCTCCAAG ATATTTGCTCATTACCAAACAGTGGGAGGAAGAAGCCCGTAAAGCTTTGAGAAGGTTGAGAGCCAGTAACCAAGTAGAAGAGGATATCGAGGAAATGAGAGCCGAAGAACGAGCTCAACAAGCTGAGTCTAGAATATCTATGACAGAGCTCATATGTAGCCCGACTTTGAGAGCGCCTCTCGTTATAGGTGTGGTCATGCAACTTTCCCAACAGCTTTCAGGCATTAACGCT GTGTTTTACTATTCGACAAATTTGTTCACTAGTTCTGGTTTGACAGAGGAGAGTGCCAAGTTTGCAACCATTGGCATAGGTGCCATTATGGTTCTAATGACGTTAGGATCCATCCCGCTTATGGATAGGACAGGAAGGCGTACATTGCACTTATACGGTCTTGGTGGCATGTTTATCTTTTCAATATTCATcacaatttcttttctcataAAG GAAATGATTGACTGGATGTCTTATCTGTCGGTCGTGTCGACGCTCAGTTTCGTGGTATTCTTTGCTGTCGGGCCTGGCTCCATCCCGTGGATGATCACAGCTGAACTATTCTCGCAAGGTCCTAGACCTGCGGCCATGTCTATCGCGGTTCTTGTCAATTGGATGGCTAATTTTTTGGTTGGCATCGGTTTTCCAAGTATGAAG ACTAGCCTTGAAAACTACACGTTCCTACCATTCAGTGCATTCCTAGCCATCTTCTGGATCTTCACATACAAGAAGGTACCTGAGACCAAGAATAAAacgttcgaagaaattctAGCTTTATTCAGGCATGGTAACGACAG
- the Glut1 gene encoding glucose transporter 1 isoform X3, producing MADSRGFKPINQLWQSAAVSTDPDSECLYEEISGLSGSQDTEPGPAGAAVGEEEEEEEEEEEEEEEERGRLDFGAQVGGSSWWRQSKGSERIAASSNAGTAGRKSSKSVGTSARSRSRSADRPSSGRQDIIRVEEEQYASRRSYVEPGTGAVLPPPVTGLKLTRGRPTSTVARYLHSASTNTGHYHHHHHGSHGQYPPGNIGRPTTRRHQHHHSSRGTFSNETQEEVQEDDEATLRELLVSLQKQVSVMSMNLSAKLDELQRGDRQLETTVALCEIRTQLQELTKSVESCQSEVSEVKRDMVAIKHELDTVQQVKEEIEELREYVDRLEEHSHRRKLRLLEQGLTLFLSYAILAAVLGMLQFGYNTGVINAPEVNIENFMKDVYKDRYGEDISDDSVKKLYSVAVSIFAIGGMLGGFSGGIIANRFGRKGGLLLNNVLGIVGACLMGCTKIAHSYEMLFFGRFIIGVNCGLNTSLVPMYISEIAPLNLRGGLGTVNQLAVTVGLLVSQVLGIEQILGTNEGWPVLLGLAICPAILQLLLLPVCPESPRYLLITKQWEEEARKALRRLRASNQVEEDIEEMRAEERAQQAESRISMTELICSPTLRAPLVIGVVMQLSQQLSGINAVFYYSTNLFTSSGLTEESAKFATIGIGAIMVLMTLGSIPLMDRTGRRTLHLYGLGGMFIFSIFITISFLIKEFFGYVQEMIDWMSYLSVVSTLSFVVFFAVGPGSIPWMITAELFSQGPRPAAMSIAVLVNWMANFLVGIGFPSMKTSLENYTFLPFSAFLAIFWIFTYKKVPETKNKTFEEILALFRHGNDRSMLNCVNALEGHIPPAESAALMVAEEKPHPDSFVFAAGSERSSGAPAQPERPPPPLPPPRFPNSGV from the exons ATGGCCGATTCACGCGGCTTCAAGCCAATAAACCAGTTGTGGCAGAGCGCGGCAGTGTCGACGGACCCGGATTCGGAGTGCCTCTACGAAGAAATCTCGGGCCTTTCGGGGTCCCAGGATACGGAACCAGGGCCGGCTGGTGCCGCCGTCggggaggaggaggaggaggaggaagaggaggaggaggaggaggaggaggaaagaGGGAGGCTCGATTTTGGTGCACAGGTCGGCGGTAGCAGCTGGTGGAGGCAAAGCAAAGGAAGCGAAAGAATCGCCGCCAGCAGCAACGCCGGCACGGCCGGACGTAAAAGTAGCAAAAGTGTTGGAACTAGCGCGAGATCGCGCAGCAGATCGGCCGATCGGCCATCGAGCGGACGTCAGGACATTATCAGGGTGGAGGAGGAGCAGTATGCCTCACGAAGAAGTTACGTGGAGCCCGGTACAGGCGCCGTACTGCCGCCTCCTGTTACCGGTCTCAAGCTGACCAGGGGGCGTCCGACCAGCACCGTCGCCCGATATTTGCACTCGGCCTCCACCAACACCGGTCACTATCACCATCATCATCACGGGTCGCACGGACAGTATCCACCCGGCAATATCGGTAGGCCGACGACTAGGCGACATCAACATCATCACTCAAGTCGCGGCACGTTCAGTAATGAGACGCAGGAAGAGGTACAGGAGGACGATGAAGCCACTCTACGGGAGTTGCTTGTAAG TCTGCAGAAACAGGTCAGCGTTATGAGTATGAACTTGAGTGCCAAGCTGGACGAGCTGCAGCGGGGTGACCGCCAGCTGGAGACCACCGTCGCCCTCTGCGAGATCCGCACGCAGCTGCAGGAACTCACCAAGAGCGTAGAGTCTTGCCAGAGCGAGGTCAGCGAGGTCAAACGGGACATGGTCGCGATCAAG CACGAACTAGATACGGTACAGCaggtgaaagaagaaatagaggAATTACGAGAATACGTGGATCGACTAGAAGAACATTCTCATCGACGGAAACTTAGGCTTTTGGAGCAG GGGCTAACACTTTTCCTGTCGTATGCAATACTGGCAGCAGTTTTAGGAATGTTGCAGTTTGGATACAACACTGGAGTTATTAATGCGCCGGAAGTG aatattgaaaattttatgaaagacGTGTACAAGGATAGGTATGGGGAGGATATTTCAGACGATTCCGTGAAGAAATTATATTCCGTGGCCGTAAGCATATTTGCGATTGGTGGTATGCTAGGTGGTTTTAGCGGAGGGATAATTGCCAACAGATTTGGCAG AAAGGGGGGCTTACTGCTAAACAACGTGCTGGGCATCGTGGGGGCGTGCCTGATGGGTTGTACAAAGATTGCTCACTCGTACGAAATGTTATTCTTTGGACGGTTCATCATCGGTGTCAATTGTGGCTTAAACACCTCGCTGGTTCCCATGTACATATCGGAGATAGCACCACTGAACCTGAGAGGCGGCCTAGGCACGGTGAACCAGCTCGCTGTTACGGTGGGCCTCCTGGTCTCCCAGGTGCTGGGCATCGAGCAAATCCTTGGAACAAACGAGGGTTGGCCTGTTCTCTTAGGGCTAGCTATCTGCCCTGCCATTCTACAGTTATTGCTGCTTCCAGTTTGTCCCGAATCTCCAAG ATATTTGCTCATTACCAAACAGTGGGAGGAAGAAGCCCGTAAAGCTTTGAGAAGGTTGAGAGCCAGTAACCAAGTAGAAGAGGATATCGAGGAAATGAGAGCCGAAGAACGAGCTCAACAAGCTGAGTCTAGAATATCTATGACAGAGCTCATATGTAGCCCGACTTTGAGAGCGCCTCTCGTTATAGGTGTGGTCATGCAACTTTCCCAACAGCTTTCAGGCATTAACGCT GTGTTTTACTATTCGACAAATTTGTTCACTAGTTCTGGTTTGACAGAGGAGAGTGCCAAGTTTGCAACCATTGGCATAGGTGCCATTATGGTTCTAATGACGTTAGGATCCATCCCGCTTATGGATAGGACAGGAAGGCGTACATTGCACTTATACGGTCTTGGTGGCATGTTTATCTTTTCAATATTCATcacaatttcttttctcataAAG GAGTTTTTCGGTTATGTGCAGGAAATGATTGACTGGATGTCTTATCTGTCGGTCGTGTCGACGCTCAGTTTCGTGGTATTCTTTGCTGTCGGGCCTGGCTCCATCCCGTGGATGATCACAGCTGAACTATTCTCGCAAGGTCCTAGACCTGCGGCCATGTCTATCGCGGTTCTTGTCAATTGGATGGCTAATTTTTTGGTTGGCATCGGTTTTCCAAGTATGAAG ACTAGCCTTGAAAACTACACGTTCCTACCATTCAGTGCATTCCTAGCCATCTTCTGGATCTTCACATACAAGAAGGTACCTGAGACCAAGAATAAAacgttcgaagaaattctAGCTTTATTCAGGCATGGTAACGACAG